In a genomic window of Armatimonas rosea:
- a CDS encoding 23S rRNA (pseudouridine(1915)-N(3))-methyltransferase RlmH, translated as MAARPQVTVLCVGKLRESYWKDAVAEYVKRLGGQTSTFSLIEVEEDTRADSEKEGERLLARLPERAWVVACDGTGKALSSEALAAKIEQVCTDGESHLIFLIGGANGLSDAVRARANFLLSFGPMTLPHPLARVVLVEQLYRAFKINRGEAYHR; from the coding sequence ATGGCCGCACGCCCTCAAGTGACCGTGCTCTGTGTCGGGAAGCTGCGCGAGAGCTACTGGAAGGACGCGGTCGCGGAGTATGTCAAGCGCCTGGGCGGCCAGACCAGCACGTTTAGCCTGATCGAGGTGGAGGAAGACACCCGCGCCGACTCCGAGAAAGAGGGCGAGCGCCTCCTCGCCCGTCTCCCCGAGCGCGCCTGGGTGGTCGCCTGCGACGGCACCGGAAAGGCTCTCTCCTCCGAGGCGCTCGCCGCTAAGATCGAGCAAGTCTGCACCGACGGTGAGAGCCACCTGATCTTTCTGATCGGCGGCGCCAACGGCCTCAGCGATGCGGTCCGGGCCCGCGCGAACTTCCTGCTCTCTTTCGGCCCGATGACCCTCCCCCACCCGCTCGCTCGTGTTGTGCTGGTCGAGCAGCTCTACCGAGCGTTTAAGATCAACCGGGGTGAGGCGTACCATCGGTGA
- a CDS encoding SPOR domain-containing protein, which translates to MRWSLAAVGVVVVCFCLGYFVFGPKGNADPAAAVATPSPAPTPASLPVTMVNNQPLQVEDITAEKEAERKRKEAEEKAKLEAKAKAAEEALLAATPEPTPDAEVTDDKAKPADDETTKPADEKSATPDEKSKSADEKPVTPDEKTKPAEEKAKPADEKAKPAEEKSKPADEKPKPKTEAEKEVAAKGLFRVRIGGTKTTREDAEKLVAQLRGQGYTPAIIADQRKGKTVFHVQAGAFSDSESAERRKRELENNGYDVRIN; encoded by the coding sequence TTGCGATGGTCGCTGGCAGCAGTTGGTGTGGTAGTGGTTTGTTTCTGCCTGGGCTACTTTGTCTTTGGACCGAAGGGCAACGCGGACCCCGCCGCTGCGGTGGCGACGCCCTCCCCGGCACCCACTCCCGCCTCCCTCCCGGTAACCATGGTCAACAACCAGCCGCTACAGGTCGAGGACATCACGGCGGAGAAAGAGGCGGAGCGCAAGCGGAAAGAGGCCGAGGAGAAGGCAAAGCTGGAGGCAAAGGCCAAGGCGGCTGAGGAAGCACTCCTTGCGGCGACACCTGAGCCTACCCCCGACGCGGAGGTCACCGACGACAAGGCAAAGCCTGCCGACGACGAGACCACGAAGCCCGCGGATGAGAAATCGGCTACTCCCGATGAAAAGTCCAAGTCCGCCGATGAGAAACCGGTGACACCAGACGAGAAAACGAAGCCCGCCGAGGAAAAAGCAAAGCCTGCCGACGAGAAGGCGAAGCCCGCGGAGGAAAAGTCCAAGCCAGCCGACGAGAAGCCCAAGCCCAAGACGGAAGCCGAGAAAGAAGTGGCTGCCAAGGGGCTCTTCCGGGTTCGAATTGGGGGGACCAAGACTACCCGCGAGGATGCGGAGAAGCTTGTCGCACAGCTACGGGGTCAGGGCTACACGCCCGCCATTATCGCCGACCAGCGTAAGGGCAAGACGGTCTTTCATGTCCAAGCGGGGGCCTTCAGCGACTCGGAGAGTGCCGAGCGCCGGAAACGAGAGCTGGAGAACAATGGCTATGATGTTCGGATTAACTAG
- a CDS encoding formylglycine-generating enzyme family protein: MAWEKLEPSGRPLLEAYKAQLVSIPAGKLLRRTGMMSVLRERPAKGIVARLTGKTEVITAEEPILSEVATIPAFQMGRTPVTVGMWQEFCGATHREMQAPPDHPVWGSGWDAVRDHPIVRVTWEDCQAYADWAGLVLPTAAQWEYAASGGDGRVYPWGDDWDASKCQCSKKSRVDSGGTSRVGSFPAGPFGLYDMAGNVFEWSADWYDDTKTFRCLHGGAWGHSAREEFCCAYRGRMVPTMWSFFWGFRLANLPHISR, encoded by the coding sequence ATGGCGTGGGAGAAACTTGAGCCGTCGGGCCGCCCCTTATTGGAAGCCTACAAGGCGCAGCTTGTCTCGATTCCGGCGGGGAAGCTCCTGCGTCGAACGGGCATGATGTCGGTGCTTCGGGAGCGCCCCGCCAAGGGAATTGTCGCGCGGCTGACCGGCAAGACGGAGGTCATCACCGCCGAAGAGCCGATCCTAAGCGAAGTCGCAACCATACCCGCCTTTCAGATGGGGCGCACGCCAGTTACGGTCGGGATGTGGCAGGAGTTCTGCGGTGCCACGCATCGTGAGATGCAAGCGCCACCCGATCATCCTGTGTGGGGGAGTGGCTGGGATGCAGTGCGCGATCATCCGATTGTGAGGGTGACCTGGGAGGACTGCCAAGCCTACGCCGACTGGGCAGGGCTCGTGCTCCCCACGGCGGCACAGTGGGAGTACGCGGCCAGTGGTGGCGATGGCAGAGTGTATCCGTGGGGCGATGATTGGGACGCCAGCAAGTGCCAGTGTAGTAAGAAATCCCGTGTTGACTCTGGGGGTACATCGCGCGTGGGGAGTTTCCCTGCGGGCCCGTTTGGACTGTACGATATGGCAGGAAATGTCTTTGAGTGGAGCGCGGACTGGTACGATGACACCAAGACATTTCGCTGCCTTCATGGTGGCGCGTGGGGGCATAGTGCGAGGGAGGAGTTTTGCTGCGCCTATCGGGGCCGGATGGTTCCTACAATGTGGAGCTTTTTCTGGGGATTTCGCCTGGCTAATCTCCCGCACATCTCAAGATAG
- a CDS encoding AAA family ATPase: MTPEAELHYTRGRLHLRRGESLLPYAPSEKEMQTALENFEKALAIEPTHAEIHYWMAHALRHLSRTREARVAARKAVELAPQNDEYGRLVRLLESPAPEPTPSRAAPPLRNGATPSASPEPMRPTLTWDDVVLPAKTKRELRQMQLLLENPAQARRLGVDPPTGLLLYGPPGTGKTTIARILAAQAKCKFFATSPAEVNSMWVGEGEKAVAKLFNEARQNAPAIIFLDEVDALIPSRVGGMHMPSDKVVNQFLHEMDGLVANQGLFVVGATNRPDMLDPALVRGGRLSRQIEIPLPDEEARRSILEVCVKRAVIADDVDLDRLAAGAEEFSGADLRALVNEAGMQALIRLADEGGVEAVTMADFEIALENMDKTED; the protein is encoded by the coding sequence GTGACCCCTGAGGCGGAACTGCACTATACCCGTGGGCGACTTCACCTGCGCCGTGGCGAGTCGCTCCTTCCCTACGCTCCCTCTGAAAAAGAGATGCAGACGGCACTGGAGAACTTTGAGAAGGCTCTTGCCATCGAGCCAACACACGCCGAGATTCACTACTGGATGGCCCATGCTCTCCGCCACCTCAGCCGAACCCGTGAGGCACGTGTCGCGGCGCGTAAGGCGGTCGAGCTCGCTCCCCAGAACGACGAGTACGGGCGCCTCGTCCGGCTCCTGGAGAGCCCCGCCCCCGAGCCCACTCCCAGCCGTGCCGCGCCGCCCTTGCGCAATGGCGCCACGCCCTCCGCCAGCCCCGAGCCCATGCGCCCCACGCTCACCTGGGACGATGTCGTGCTGCCGGCCAAGACCAAGCGGGAGCTGCGCCAGATGCAGCTCTTGCTGGAGAACCCCGCCCAGGCCCGGCGGCTTGGTGTCGATCCCCCGACCGGCCTCCTGCTCTACGGCCCTCCCGGCACGGGCAAGACCACGATCGCCCGCATCCTGGCGGCTCAGGCCAAGTGTAAGTTCTTTGCCACCAGCCCCGCCGAGGTGAACTCGATGTGGGTGGGCGAGGGCGAGAAGGCCGTGGCCAAGCTCTTCAACGAGGCACGACAGAACGCCCCCGCGATCATCTTCCTCGACGAGGTCGATGCCCTGATCCCGAGCCGTGTGGGGGGGATGCACATGCCCTCCGACAAGGTGGTCAATCAGTTCCTCCACGAGATGGATGGGCTGGTCGCCAACCAAGGGCTCTTTGTGGTGGGCGCGACCAACCGCCCAGACATGCTCGACCCCGCGCTCGTCCGCGGAGGGCGCCTCTCTCGCCAGATCGAGATCCCGCTCCCCGACGAAGAGGCACGGCGCTCTATCTTGGAGGTCTGTGTGAAGCGGGCCGTGATCGCCGACGATGTGGACCTGGACCGGCTTGCGGCGGGTGCGGAGGAGTTCTCAGGTGCCGACCTGCGCGCGCTGGTGAACGAGGCCGGGATGCAAGCCTTGATCCGACTCGCGGATGAGGGCGGAGTCGAGGCGGTCACGATGGCGGACTTTGAGATCGCCCTCGAGAACATGGACAAGACCGAGGACTAG
- the topA gene encoding type I DNA topoisomerase, with product MARSLIIVESPAKTKTLKGFLGKDYQVEASMGHVRDLPKSKLAVDIENDFALTYEPLTDRKDVLGKLAAAAKGCDTVYLASDPDREGEAISWHIAAALKLPKSRIKRIVFNEITKTAVQAALANPRDINQDKVEAQETRRTLDRLVGYKISPLLWKKVRKDLSAGRVQSVAVRLIADREREILAFVPVEYWSLTANLTPQTGKKQAFDANLVGFEGKKLEIKTEDQTMTVLRAVEKAPWNVVKVKKSERQRRPYAPFITSTLQQEAARKLGFTSKRTMSVAQQLYEGIDLGGDAGTVGLITYMRTDSTRVADEAQAAAKEYIVSTFGKPYAPEKYNFYKSKNAAQDAHEAIRPTYISRDPDSVKTRLNPDQFKLYRLIWLRFIASQMSPAVMDVVQADIEAAKYTFRATGSTVKFDGFLRVYTEGKDNPTQVDDDEKPPLPPLTEGMPLDLLKLLPKQHFTEPPPRFTEATLVKAMEEQGIGRPSTYASIISTIQDRGYVALNEKKFQPTDLGFVVTDLLVQAFPQILDVHFTAGMEERLDAIEEGKETRVNLLKEFYEPFAIALKAADETMGKFAKDIGRACPECGKPLVEKFSRYGKFISCSNYPECKYSEKVAAEGADGEAAAVAEPVVSEIPCPNCGRLLVEKTGRFGKFLACPGYPECKYIHKDKPAAASTGVKCFACGKGEFVEKRSRTGVFYSCNQYPACKTALPGKPLTDRKCPQCEGLLHEKVFKGRLTGIACVNKECGYSESIKAAPKETADTEAEA from the coding sequence ATGGCAAGATCGCTCATTATCGTCGAATCGCCCGCCAAGACCAAGACCCTCAAGGGCTTCCTTGGCAAAGACTACCAAGTCGAGGCCAGCATGGGCCATGTCCGTGACCTCCCCAAGTCCAAGCTCGCCGTGGATATCGAGAACGACTTTGCACTCACCTACGAGCCCCTAACCGACCGCAAGGATGTCCTGGGCAAGCTCGCCGCCGCTGCCAAGGGCTGTGACACGGTCTACCTCGCCTCCGACCCCGACCGCGAGGGGGAGGCAATCTCCTGGCACATCGCCGCCGCACTCAAGCTCCCCAAGTCCCGCATCAAGCGCATTGTCTTCAACGAGATCACCAAGACCGCGGTGCAGGCAGCGCTGGCCAACCCACGCGATATCAACCAAGATAAAGTCGAGGCGCAGGAGACCCGCCGCACACTGGACCGCCTCGTGGGCTACAAGATCAGCCCGCTGCTCTGGAAGAAAGTTCGCAAGGACCTCTCCGCCGGGCGCGTTCAGTCCGTGGCCGTGCGCCTGATCGCCGACCGAGAGCGCGAGATCCTCGCCTTTGTCCCAGTTGAGTACTGGAGCCTGACCGCCAACCTAACCCCCCAGACCGGCAAGAAGCAGGCCTTCGATGCCAACCTCGTGGGCTTTGAGGGCAAGAAGCTCGAGATCAAGACCGAGGACCAGACCATGACGGTGCTGCGAGCGGTCGAAAAAGCCCCTTGGAATGTCGTCAAGGTCAAGAAGTCCGAGCGCCAGCGCCGGCCCTACGCTCCCTTTATTACCTCGACCCTCCAGCAAGAGGCGGCGCGCAAGCTCGGCTTCACCAGCAAGCGCACGATGTCCGTGGCGCAGCAGCTCTACGAAGGAATCGACCTGGGCGGGGATGCAGGGACGGTTGGTCTGATTACCTACATGCGTACGGACTCGACCCGTGTCGCCGATGAGGCACAGGCGGCAGCAAAAGAGTACATTGTCAGCACGTTTGGCAAGCCCTACGCCCCTGAGAAGTACAACTTTTATAAGTCTAAGAACGCGGCGCAAGATGCCCACGAGGCGATCCGCCCAACCTATATCTCCCGCGACCCGGACAGTGTCAAGACCCGCCTCAACCCGGACCAGTTCAAGCTCTACCGCCTGATCTGGCTGCGTTTTATCGCGTCGCAGATGTCTCCCGCAGTCATGGATGTGGTGCAGGCCGATATCGAGGCGGCGAAGTACACCTTCCGCGCCACCGGCTCGACCGTCAAGTTCGACGGCTTCCTGCGGGTCTACACCGAGGGCAAGGACAACCCCACACAGGTGGACGACGACGAGAAGCCGCCGCTTCCTCCGCTCACCGAGGGGATGCCGCTTGATCTCTTAAAGCTCCTGCCCAAGCAGCACTTCACCGAGCCCCCGCCCCGCTTCACTGAGGCGACTCTGGTCAAGGCAATGGAGGAGCAAGGGATCGGGCGCCCGAGCACCTACGCCTCGATCATCTCCACCATCCAGGACCGGGGCTATGTCGCGCTCAATGAGAAGAAGTTCCAGCCCACCGACCTTGGCTTCGTGGTGACGGACCTCCTCGTCCAAGCCTTTCCGCAGATCCTCGATGTCCACTTCACCGCGGGCATGGAGGAGCGCCTCGATGCCATCGAGGAGGGCAAGGAGACCCGCGTCAACCTGCTCAAGGAGTTCTACGAGCCCTTTGCCATCGCACTCAAGGCTGCCGATGAGACCATGGGCAAGTTCGCCAAGGATATCGGCCGCGCCTGTCCGGAGTGTGGCAAGCCGCTGGTGGAGAAGTTCAGCCGCTACGGCAAGTTTATCTCCTGCTCCAACTACCCCGAGTGCAAGTACAGCGAGAAGGTTGCGGCGGAAGGAGCCGACGGTGAAGCTGCGGCCGTGGCAGAGCCGGTGGTCTCGGAGATTCCCTGCCCCAACTGTGGGCGGCTACTCGTGGAGAAGACCGGGCGCTTTGGCAAGTTCCTCGCCTGTCCAGGCTACCCCGAGTGCAAGTACATCCACAAGGACAAGCCCGCGGCGGCGTCCACGGGCGTGAAGTGCTTCGCGTGTGGCAAGGGCGAGTTTGTGGAGAAGCGCAGCCGCACGGGTGTGTTCTACTCCTGCAACCAGTACCCCGCCTGCAAGACCGCGCTCCCCGGCAAGCCGCTCACCGACCGTAAGTGCCCCCAGTGCGAAGGCCTCCTCCACGAGAAGGTCTTCAAAGGACGCCTCACCGGGATCGCCTGTGTCAATAAAGAGTGTGGCTACTCGGAGAGCATCAAGGCGGCCCCGAAAGAGACCGCCGACACCGAGGCAGAGGCCTAG
- a CDS encoding protein-arginine deiminase family protein yields MENPFLLCSSLDPVEALFVVETPRTKPLITELTRLAGVPVYAIANDPAHASDVWMQDTVEFGVRGGKPAALLGLRSKHDMGLVCGPLDARVAQFLAEKLPQVERIPVGEALPQRRWIDWYGNLEVSPPVPGYPHGRALTGKQKELSFHPDALAFLEAQKAQWPPVFVDVSWLTIGHVDEVLNFVPAPDRKGWRALLPCPDTALVALTGLNDDQPVFVGRRGETTVGHLKALAVSPEQGRIRAALKATREQLKRELGIDEADIVALPALFENGLAVLPNPVNSLVVGKRVFVPDPAFAPYRHQIATLFTELGLSPQFLDIWEPYHTAAGEVHCGTNALRRRLAPEKAPR; encoded by the coding sequence GTGGAAAACCCGTTCCTACTCTGCTCGTCGCTCGATCCGGTTGAGGCACTCTTTGTGGTGGAGACCCCACGGACAAAGCCCCTGATCACCGAGCTTACCCGGCTCGCCGGGGTGCCTGTCTACGCAATCGCCAACGATCCCGCGCACGCGTCGGATGTCTGGATGCAGGACACGGTGGAGTTTGGGGTGCGTGGCGGCAAGCCCGCCGCGCTCCTGGGCCTTCGCAGTAAGCACGACATGGGCCTGGTTTGTGGCCCGCTGGATGCGCGGGTCGCGCAGTTTCTGGCGGAGAAGCTCCCGCAGGTCGAGCGCATCCCGGTGGGCGAGGCGCTACCCCAGCGACGCTGGATCGACTGGTACGGCAACCTGGAGGTCTCCCCTCCGGTCCCCGGCTACCCGCACGGGCGCGCTCTCACGGGCAAGCAGAAAGAGCTGAGCTTTCACCCCGATGCCCTGGCATTCCTGGAGGCACAAAAGGCCCAGTGGCCGCCGGTCTTCGTGGACGTGAGCTGGCTGACAATCGGACATGTGGATGAGGTGCTCAACTTTGTGCCGGCTCCCGACCGCAAGGGCTGGCGTGCCCTGCTCCCCTGCCCCGATACCGCACTCGTGGCCCTCACGGGGCTGAACGACGACCAGCCGGTCTTTGTGGGGCGGCGCGGCGAGACCACGGTCGGTCACCTCAAGGCGCTCGCCGTGAGCCCGGAGCAGGGGCGGATTCGGGCGGCGCTTAAAGCGACACGGGAGCAGCTCAAGCGCGAGCTTGGTATCGACGAAGCGGATATCGTGGCGCTGCCCGCGCTCTTTGAGAACGGCCTGGCGGTCTTGCCCAATCCCGTCAATAGCTTGGTTGTCGGCAAGCGAGTCTTTGTCCCCGATCCCGCCTTTGCTCCCTACCGGCACCAAATTGCCACGCTGTTTACCGAGCTGGGCCTGAGCCCCCAGTTCTTAGATATCTGGGAGCCCTACCATACGGCAGCGGGCGAGGTCCACTGCGGCACCAACGCCCTACGACGGCGCCTCGCCCCGGAGAAAGCGCCGCGCTAG
- a CDS encoding DUF1552 domain-containing protein: protein MKTLTRRTVLRGAGVALALPAFEALAQTSAKSPNRLAVLYMPNGVNPFAWTPKGTGSQFELSEILAPLAPVKDDILVLTELMNHGSITGDGHYYKIAPFLTGTTISKTTGANLNAGGVSLDQLIAQKLGNLTPLPSLELSVDPPTTYVDTNVGLTALYGSHISWSTPTTPVSREINPQAAFDRLFRQGQSGKGVSASDASVLDAVMDDASGLKKKISAADRLKLEEYLDAVRAVEKRIAFDAKRRKGSILDDPILRAESEKLDKRIKDWYAVPGDKRPLDHTEQVRIMLDLMVLGFWSDSTRVSTFLFGNEVSGRNFSFLPGVNGGHHEYSHHEGKADKLDPYKKIGAWHMAQYGYMLQRMKAIKDGESTLLDNSMVLIGSGIKDGNAHSPYNLPIVLGGRGGGSISTGRHLVYSKETPLCNLHLGLLRRMGVQAERFGDSTGELKGLSERDFAGLTG, encoded by the coding sequence ATGAAGACTCTGACACGACGAACGGTTTTGCGGGGCGCGGGTGTCGCGCTGGCCCTGCCCGCCTTTGAGGCGCTCGCCCAGACCTCGGCCAAGTCGCCGAACCGTCTGGCGGTGCTCTACATGCCCAATGGCGTCAATCCTTTTGCCTGGACCCCCAAGGGCACGGGAAGCCAGTTCGAGCTCTCCGAGATCCTGGCCCCCCTAGCTCCGGTCAAGGACGATATCCTAGTTCTCACGGAGCTGATGAACCATGGCTCGATCACGGGGGATGGCCACTACTACAAGATCGCGCCGTTTCTGACCGGCACAACTATCTCTAAGACCACGGGGGCAAATCTCAACGCGGGCGGCGTCTCGCTCGATCAGCTCATCGCTCAGAAGCTGGGCAACCTCACCCCGCTGCCGTCGCTGGAGCTCTCGGTCGATCCCCCCACCACGTATGTCGATACCAATGTGGGGCTCACCGCGCTCTACGGCTCGCATATCTCCTGGAGCACGCCCACGACCCCGGTCTCGCGCGAGATCAACCCGCAGGCCGCCTTCGACCGCCTCTTCCGCCAAGGCCAGAGCGGCAAGGGCGTCTCCGCGAGCGATGCCTCGGTCTTGGACGCCGTCATGGACGATGCCTCGGGGCTGAAGAAAAAGATCAGTGCGGCGGACCGCCTCAAGCTGGAAGAGTATCTGGATGCCGTGCGCGCGGTCGAGAAGCGGATCGCCTTCGATGCCAAGCGCCGGAAGGGCTCGATCCTCGACGATCCGATCCTGCGTGCGGAGTCGGAGAAGCTCGACAAGCGCATCAAGGACTGGTACGCGGTTCCCGGCGACAAGCGCCCGCTGGACCACACCGAGCAGGTGCGGATCATGCTGGACCTGATGGTGCTGGGCTTCTGGTCGGACTCCACCCGCGTCTCGACCTTCCTCTTTGGCAACGAGGTCTCCGGGCGCAACTTCAGCTTCCTGCCCGGTGTTAACGGCGGCCACCACGAGTACAGCCACCACGAGGGCAAGGCCGACAAGCTCGATCCCTACAAGAAGATCGGGGCGTGGCACATGGCGCAGTACGGCTACATGCTCCAGCGAATGAAGGCCATCAAAGACGGCGAGAGCACGCTTCTGGACAACTCCATGGTGCTGATCGGGAGCGGCATCAAGGACGGCAACGCGCACAGCCCGTACAACCTGCCCATCGTCCTCGGCGGGCGCGGCGGCGGCTCGATCTCCACGGGGCGGCACCTGGTCTACAGCAAGGAAACTCCGCTCTGCAACCTGCACCTAGGGCTCCTACGGCGCATGGGGGTCCAGGCCGAGCGCTTTGGCGATAGCACCGGGGAGCTCAAGGGCCTCAGCGAGAGAGACTTTGCCGGCTTGACAGGCTAG
- a CDS encoding N-acetylglucosamine kinase produces MTKLIAGIDAGGTQVRLRWRDLETGAEEQIRGVADPEGGPEPAVALLRQAPGELVALAAGITKVSRGETKARWEQALATACPTAELTVVPDYVIAFHGAVPSGHGLLCVSGTGSVVYGENARGQAVRVGGRGWEFGDEGSGAYVTTELMRRTLRACDGLWPPTPLTQAVCAALGTSEAALVGERARQRALAEGRGFLVHLVHAQALAGDDEARGLYTGAAGWLARYVRAAYEQLGFVADESVPVALVGGMWELGALMTEPFAVLLERWLPGAVASPATGSPCEGALRLAERLVSVTR; encoded by the coding sequence ATGACAAAACTAATCGCGGGGATTGATGCGGGAGGGACGCAGGTGCGCCTGCGCTGGAGAGACCTGGAGACCGGAGCGGAGGAGCAGATTCGGGGGGTAGCCGACCCGGAGGGCGGCCCAGAGCCCGCTGTTGCCCTCTTGAGGCAGGCTCCCGGTGAGCTCGTCGCACTGGCGGCGGGGATCACGAAGGTGAGCCGAGGGGAGACCAAGGCGCGGTGGGAGCAGGCACTGGCGACAGCCTGCCCGACAGCGGAGCTCACGGTCGTACCAGATTATGTGATCGCGTTTCATGGGGCGGTCCCGAGTGGCCACGGGCTCTTGTGTGTCTCCGGGACCGGCTCGGTGGTCTACGGCGAAAATGCCCGCGGCCAGGCGGTCCGGGTCGGAGGGCGCGGCTGGGAGTTTGGCGATGAGGGGAGCGGTGCCTATGTCACGACCGAGCTGATGCGGCGCACGCTCCGGGCCTGTGACGGCCTCTGGCCCCCTACCCCGCTCACCCAGGCGGTCTGCGCCGCGCTCGGGACCTCGGAGGCCGCGCTGGTGGGGGAGCGAGCACGCCAGCGAGCGCTCGCCGAGGGGCGTGGCTTCCTGGTGCACCTGGTCCATGCACAGGCGCTGGCGGGCGACGACGAAGCACGGGGGCTCTATACCGGGGCGGCGGGCTGGCTGGCGCGCTATGTCCGCGCCGCCTACGAGCAGCTGGGGTTCGTGGCGGACGAGTCCGTTCCTGTCGCGCTGGTCGGAGGAATGTGGGAGCTAGGGGCGCTGATGACCGAGCCCTTTGCTGTCTTGCTAGAGCGCTGGCTACCCGGAGCGGTTGCGAGCCCTGCCACGGGATCGCCCTGTGAAGGAGCGCTACGGCTCGCGGAACGCTTGGTGTCTGTAACACGGTAG
- a CDS encoding sugar phosphate isomerase/epimerase family protein, which yields MAKIPICLQMYTVRDDAQRDLAGTLATVASLGYAGVELAGYSGKTAQEYKALLDSHGLRAIGAHVGVDQVTGKIDQTIEEAKLFGYNYVIVPWIGKPYTESLEGYRTLGAELSAVAEQYTAAGLTLCYHNHAFEFDLLEGDKTGLDVLFESAPRVQAELDTFWIKKGCQDIPEYLTRLSGRVPLVHLKDMDAEGNFAPVGTGTVDYPALFAAAEAAGVAYYMVEQDSCQAPLTPLESIKVSMENLKAWGKV from the coding sequence ATGGCAAAGATACCCATTTGTTTGCAGATGTATACGGTCCGTGACGATGCCCAGCGCGATCTGGCAGGGACCCTCGCAACCGTTGCAAGCCTTGGCTATGCGGGAGTGGAGCTGGCCGGCTACTCAGGCAAGACAGCGCAGGAGTACAAGGCGCTCCTCGATTCCCATGGCCTGCGCGCCATTGGTGCCCACGTGGGCGTGGACCAGGTCACGGGAAAGATCGACCAGACTATTGAAGAGGCGAAGCTCTTTGGCTACAACTATGTGATCGTCCCGTGGATCGGCAAGCCCTACACCGAGTCGCTTGAGGGCTACCGCACGCTGGGAGCGGAGCTCTCCGCAGTTGCGGAGCAGTATACTGCGGCGGGGCTGACACTCTGCTACCACAACCACGCCTTTGAGTTCGACCTCTTGGAGGGGGACAAGACGGGGCTCGATGTCTTATTCGAGTCCGCCCCCCGTGTCCAGGCAGAGCTGGATACCTTCTGGATCAAGAAGGGCTGCCAAGACATCCCGGAGTACCTCACCCGGCTCTCGGGGCGGGTACCGCTGGTGCACCTGAAGGACATGGATGCCGAAGGGAACTTTGCGCCGGTGGGCACGGGGACCGTGGACTATCCGGCACTGTTTGCGGCCGCGGAGGCAGCGGGCGTCGCCTACTACATGGTCGAGCAGGACAGCTGCCAGGCCCCCTTGACCCCGCTTGAGTCGATCAAGGTTAGTATGGAGAACCTGAAGGCCTGGGGCAAGGTCTGA